One segment of Geminicoccaceae bacterium DNA contains the following:
- the mfd gene encoding transcription-repair coupling factor: MSDTGIVERPQATAARTLLTRARPGVDAWFLADRAAETGRTVVCITRDAQRADTLADLAKFFRPKLETLSLPAWDCLPYDRVSPSSEVTATRLRTLMKLAEGRRKGARLLLVTANAMIQRLPAPETIKAAHFPLRAGARADRDALSTYLERNGYRRVSTVVDAGEYAVRGGLVDIYPPGERKPVRLDFFGTTIETIKTFDPASQRTGNKLKGVDLRPVSEVMLDGEAVERFRAGYLRAFGAVTDDPLLEAVTSGRSFPGMEHWLPLFHDNLVTILDYVDGEVEIVFDHLAEEALTARAALIGEHYEARVTPEISTKGFGAAPYHALEPHSLYLDEQQLRSLFEGHRQWQISPYDAPDSAGREVRDLGGRRGRDFAPERNDRSVNLFDAVVAHIGSLREAGRSPILTASSSGAADRMEQVLRDHGLDAPRRIASLAEHVEGTVAIAVLPVEESLDAPGLCVLGESDLLGERLTRAAARRRRADKFIQDVGTLGEGDLVVHAEHGIGLFEGLVTLEIGGAPHDCLKLVYAGGDKLFVPVENIDILTRYGASQGEGQLDKLGGVGWQSRKARVKQRIREIAEELIKIAAERALREGEALQLPPGMYEEFAARFPFEETEDQLNAIEAVLNDLSSGRPMDRLVCGDVGFGKTEVAIRAAFVAAMSGKQVAVLAPTTLLARQHFSVFGERLKGLPIRVEHISRFVPAKRAAEVRKEMAEGRVDIVIGTHALLSKNVKFSNLGLIIIDEEQHFGVSHKERLKQMRSEVHVLTLTATPIPRTLHMALGGMKDLSIIATPPVDRLAVRTFVTPVDPVILREALLREHHRGGQSFYVCPRVSDQAKLKEDLARLVPEIRVAVANGRMPPRDLEEVMAAFYDRKVDLLLATNIIESGLDIPTANTLIVHRSDMFGLSQLYQLRGRVGRSKVRGYAYFTVPTSKILQDTAERRLQVIQSLDGLGAGFQLASHDLDIRGAGNLLGDEQSGHIREVGFELFNHMLEEAVAAIKSRSQGEGAPASEWTPQITVDAAALMPDSYIGDLDLRLAMYRRLAGLESSQEIEDFAAELIDRFGPLPEETEHLLQIIAIKQLCRKANVQKLDVGPKGVVLAFHDNTFPRPERLVSHIGQSRGLMRVRPDHRVVILRETSTPKDRLKIARKVVDELARLAA; the protein is encoded by the coding sequence ATGAGCGACACCGGGATTGTCGAACGCCCGCAGGCGACCGCGGCACGGACACTGCTGACCCGTGCGCGGCCCGGCGTGGATGCTTGGTTCCTCGCCGATCGTGCCGCCGAGACGGGGCGTACGGTGGTATGCATAACGCGGGATGCCCAGCGCGCTGACACTCTTGCCGACCTGGCGAAGTTCTTCCGTCCGAAGCTCGAAACCCTCAGTCTTCCGGCGTGGGACTGCCTGCCCTATGACCGCGTGTCGCCGTCGAGCGAGGTGACGGCCACCCGCTTGCGCACCCTGATGAAACTCGCGGAGGGGCGCAGGAAGGGCGCGCGGTTGCTGCTGGTGACGGCCAATGCCATGATCCAGCGCCTGCCGGCGCCCGAAACGATCAAGGCGGCGCATTTCCCCTTGCGTGCAGGGGCGCGGGCCGACCGCGACGCGCTTTCCACCTATCTCGAACGTAATGGCTACCGCCGCGTGAGCACGGTGGTCGATGCCGGCGAATATGCCGTGCGCGGCGGGCTGGTCGATATCTATCCGCCCGGCGAACGCAAGCCGGTGCGACTCGATTTCTTCGGCACCACGATCGAGACGATCAAGACGTTCGACCCGGCCAGCCAGCGCACCGGAAACAAGCTCAAGGGGGTGGATCTGCGCCCGGTGAGCGAGGTGATGCTCGATGGCGAAGCCGTCGAGCGCTTCCGTGCAGGTTACCTGCGCGCCTTCGGTGCGGTGACCGACGACCCGCTGCTCGAAGCCGTTACCTCGGGGAGAAGTTTCCCGGGTATGGAGCATTGGCTGCCGCTGTTTCACGACAATCTCGTGACCATTCTCGACTATGTCGACGGCGAGGTGGAGATTGTCTTCGATCATCTGGCAGAAGAGGCGCTGACGGCGCGCGCCGCGCTCATCGGCGAGCATTACGAGGCCCGGGTGACGCCGGAGATCAGCACCAAGGGCTTTGGCGCCGCCCCCTATCACGCGCTCGAACCGCACAGCCTCTATCTCGACGAGCAGCAGTTGCGCAGCCTGTTCGAGGGGCATCGCCAATGGCAGATCAGTCCCTACGATGCTCCCGACAGTGCTGGCCGCGAGGTGCGTGATCTCGGGGGACGGCGGGGGCGCGACTTCGCGCCCGAGCGCAATGACCGGTCGGTCAACCTGTTCGACGCTGTCGTGGCCCATATCGGCAGCCTGCGCGAGGCCGGCCGCAGCCCGATCCTCACCGCCAGCAGCAGCGGTGCGGCCGACCGCATGGAGCAGGTGCTCCGGGATCATGGCCTCGACGCGCCGCGGCGGATCGCGAGCCTTGCCGAACATGTCGAAGGTACGGTGGCGATCGCCGTGCTGCCCGTCGAGGAAAGCCTCGACGCTCCGGGTCTGTGCGTGCTCGGCGAGAGCGACCTTCTCGGTGAACGGCTGACCCGTGCGGCGGCCCGCAGGCGCCGGGCCGACAAGTTCATTCAGGATGTCGGCACGCTCGGCGAGGGCGATCTGGTCGTCCATGCGGAACATGGCATCGGGCTGTTCGAGGGACTGGTCACGCTGGAGATCGGCGGCGCGCCGCATGACTGCCTCAAGCTCGTCTATGCCGGCGGCGACAAGCTGTTCGTGCCGGTCGAGAACATCGATATCCTCACCCGCTATGGTGCCTCGCAGGGCGAGGGACAGCTCGACAAGCTGGGCGGTGTCGGATGGCAGTCACGCAAGGCCAGGGTCAAGCAGCGCATCCGGGAGATTGCCGAGGAACTCATCAAGATCGCCGCGGAAAGGGCGTTGCGCGAGGGTGAGGCCCTGCAACTGCCCCCGGGCATGTACGAGGAATTCGCGGCCCGTTTCCCGTTCGAGGAAACCGAGGACCAGCTCAACGCCATCGAGGCCGTGCTGAACGACCTTTCCTCGGGCCGGCCCATGGACCGGCTGGTCTGCGGCGATGTCGGCTTCGGCAAGACCGAGGTGGCGATCCGCGCAGCGTTCGTGGCGGCCATGTCCGGCAAGCAGGTGGCCGTGCTGGCACCGACGACACTGCTGGCGCGGCAGCACTTTTCGGTGTTCGGCGAGAGGCTCAAGGGGCTGCCCATCCGTGTCGAGCACATCTCGCGCTTCGTGCCGGCCAAGCGGGCTGCCGAAGTCAGGAAGGAGATGGCCGAGGGGCGGGTCGATATCGTCATCGGCACGCATGCGCTCTTGTCCAAGAACGTGAAATTCTCCAATCTCGGATTGATCATCATCGACGAGGAGCAGCATTTCGGCGTGTCGCACAAGGAGCGCCTCAAGCAGATGCGCTCCGAGGTCCACGTCCTTACGCTGACCGCAACGCCGATCCCGCGAACCCTGCACATGGCCCTGGGCGGCATGAAGGACCTGTCGATCATCGCGACGCCGCCGGTGGATCGTCTTGCCGTCCGCACGTTCGTGACGCCGGTCGATCCTGTCATCCTGCGCGAGGCGCTGCTGCGGGAACACCACCGGGGCGGGCAGAGCTTCTACGTCTGTCCGCGGGTTTCCGATCAGGCGAAACTCAAGGAGGATCTGGCCCGGCTGGTGCCCGAGATCCGCGTGGCTGTCGCCAACGGGCGGATGCCGCCACGGGATCTCGAAGAGGTCATGGCGGCCTTCTACGACCGCAAGGTCGACCTGCTGCTGGCGACCAACATCATCGAGAGCGGCCTCGACATTCCCACCGCCAATACGCTCATCGTCCATCGTTCGGACATGTTCGGCCTGTCGCAGCTCTACCAGTTGCGCGGCCGCGTGGGCCGCTCGAAGGTGCGCGGCTATGCCTATTTCACCGTGCCGACCAGCAAGATCCTGCAGGATACCGCCGAACGCCGGCTGCAGGTCATCCAGTCCCTGGACGGCCTGGGTGCCGGCTTCCAGCTCGCCAGCCATGACCTCGACATCCGCGGTGCCGGCAATTTGCTGGGCGACGAGCAGTCCGGGCATATCCGCGAGGTCGGCTTCGAACTGTTCAACCACATGCTTGAGGAAGCCGTCGCGGCCATCAAGTCGCGTTCGCAGGGCGAGGGGGCGCCCGCTTCGGAATGGACGCCGCAGATTACCGTCGATGCGGCGGCGCTGATGCCCGACAGCTATATCGGCGATCTCGACCTGCGTCTGGCGATGTACCGCCGGCTGGCCGGACTGGAAAGTTCGCAGGAAATCGAGGATTTCGCAGCCGAACTGATCGACAGGTTCGGACCGCTTCCCGAAGAGACCGAGCACCTGTTGCAGATCATTGCCATCAAGCAATTGTGTCGCAAGGCCAATG
- a CDS encoding succinate dehydrogenase assembly factor 2: protein MSETLEIRRRRLLHRSRYRGFREADIIFGRFADRYLASLDLEELDQYEALIEEADQDVYAWVQGTAELPARHDNGVFARLRAAETGPA, encoded by the coding sequence GTGAGCGAAACACTGGAGATCCGTCGCCGCAGGTTGCTGCACCGCAGCCGTTATCGCGGTTTCCGCGAAGCCGACATCATTTTCGGCCGCTTCGCCGACCGTTATCTGGCCAGTCTCGACCTTGAAGAGCTGGACCAGTACGAGGCGCTGATCGAGGAGGCCGATCAGGATGTCTATGCCTGGGTCCAGGGCACGGCCGAACTGCCCGCGCGCCACGACAACGGCGTGTTCGCGCGCCTCAGGGCCGCAGAGACGGGTCCGGCATGA
- the recG gene encoding ATP-dependent DNA helicase RecG → MTEGRAAELFSWFRPASSLPGVGSTLLASLRKVTGQNEPRLRDLLFTLPRAERDLEPLAGSMAFEEGLEGAIALRVGRHRPPPRGGRAPYRIEAEADGTPVDLVFFKARGNYLESAFAEGQEVMVHGKLQRFRERWQIVHPELLPDDPRALALAGRIYPASEGLTQTRLRKIMAQALEMVDELPEWLDPHLVARDGLPGFRAALEIVHGTAEDGDIDKARHRLALDELLAMQIAMRLVRRSRQGDRGRPHRCEGILAGRLRSALPFSLTDAQLRSIDEIRGDLEHAQPMMRLLMGDVGSGKTLVAFMAMLHVVEAGGQVALMAPTEVLARQHARTLGQLGDRIGVAVGLLTGQGPAGERQAVRLALASGDLPIVVGTHALFQDGVSFHDLALAVIDEQHRFGVHQRLDLLHKGEAVDLLLMTATPIPRSLVLSHYGDVETSRLDEMPAGRQPVATVALPAGRIGEVVTAVGRALDRNERVYWICPVIDTSVDETAATAEARHELLSERFGALAGLVHGRLPAADKDARMASFANGETPLLVATTVVEVGVDVPEATVIVIDGAERFGLAQLHQLRGRVGRGDRASTCLLLYNPPLSRHARSRLKIIRESSDGFRIAEEDLRLRGPGEVLGVRQSGLPTMSFADIVEDGVALQTARDDARLVGRRDPELTSERGRALRLLLQLFERNEAVSLLAAG, encoded by the coding sequence ATGACCGAGGGACGCGCCGCCGAACTCTTTTCATGGTTCAGGCCCGCCTCCTCGCTCCCGGGCGTGGGCTCCACGCTGCTTGCCAGCCTGCGCAAGGTCACCGGCCAAAACGAGCCCCGGCTGCGCGACCTGCTGTTCACCCTTCCACGGGCCGAGCGCGACCTTGAACCGCTCGCCGGTTCGATGGCCTTCGAAGAGGGGCTTGAAGGTGCCATCGCGCTGCGGGTCGGACGTCACCGCCCACCGCCCCGGGGGGGACGGGCGCCCTATCGCATCGAAGCGGAGGCCGATGGCACACCTGTCGATCTGGTATTCTTCAAGGCACGTGGAAATTATCTCGAAAGCGCCTTTGCCGAGGGGCAGGAAGTCATGGTCCACGGCAAGCTGCAGCGCTTTCGCGAACGCTGGCAGATCGTCCACCCCGAACTGCTGCCGGACGATCCACGGGCGCTGGCGCTGGCCGGGCGCATCTATCCGGCCAGCGAGGGGCTCACCCAGACCCGCCTGCGCAAGATCATGGCGCAGGCGCTGGAAATGGTGGACGAGCTCCCCGAATGGCTCGATCCGCATCTCGTCGCGCGGGATGGATTGCCGGGCTTCAGGGCAGCGCTGGAAATCGTCCACGGTACGGCCGAGGACGGCGACATCGACAAGGCCCGGCATCGCCTCGCCCTCGACGAGCTGCTGGCCATGCAGATCGCCATGCGACTGGTCCGGAGGTCCCGGCAGGGCGATCGCGGGCGCCCGCACCGCTGCGAGGGCATTCTGGCCGGGCGGCTGCGTTCGGCCCTGCCATTCTCGCTCACGGATGCCCAGCTGCGCTCGATCGACGAGATCCGGGGCGATCTCGAACACGCACAGCCGATGATGCGCCTGCTGATGGGAGATGTCGGCAGCGGCAAGACGCTGGTGGCCTTCATGGCCATGCTGCATGTCGTGGAGGCGGGCGGGCAGGTGGCCCTGATGGCGCCGACCGAGGTGCTCGCGCGCCAGCATGCGCGCACGCTCGGGCAACTGGGCGACCGCATCGGGGTCGCCGTCGGGCTGCTCACGGGCCAGGGACCGGCTGGCGAGCGGCAGGCCGTGCGCCTCGCTCTTGCAAGTGGCGACCTTCCCATCGTCGTCGGCACCCATGCCCTGTTTCAGGACGGCGTCAGCTTCCACGATCTCGCCCTGGCGGTGATCGACGAACAGCATCGTTTCGGCGTCCACCAGCGGCTCGATCTGCTGCACAAGGGCGAAGCCGTCGACCTGCTGCTGATGACGGCGACACCGATCCCGCGCAGCCTGGTGCTCAGCCACTACGGCGATGTCGAGACCTCGCGGCTGGACGAGATGCCGGCGGGCCGTCAGCCGGTCGCGACGGTCGCATTGCCCGCCGGTCGCATCGGCGAGGTTGTGACGGCCGTAGGACGGGCACTCGACCGCAACGAGCGGGTCTACTGGATCTGCCCGGTGATCGACACCTCGGTGGATGAGACGGCCGCCACCGCGGAAGCCCGCCACGAACTGCTGTCGGAGCGCTTCGGCGCACTCGCGGGGCTCGTGCACGGACGATTGCCGGCAGCCGACAAGGATGCGCGCATGGCATCGTTCGCCAATGGCGAGACGCCGCTGCTCGTCGCCACCACCGTGGTCGAGGTCGGCGTGGACGTGCCCGAGGCCACGGTCATCGTCATCGACGGAGCCGAGCGCTTCGGCCTCGCCCAGCTGCACCAGCTGCGCGGGCGGGTCGGCCGCGGCGACCGGGCTTCAACCTGTCTTTTGCTGTATAATCCGCCCCTGAGCCGCCATGCGCGTTCGAGGCTGAAGATCATCCGGGAGAGCTCTGACGGTTTCCGCATTGCCGAGGAGGACCTGCGTCTGCGGGGACCCGGCGAGGTCCTGGGCGTGCGTCAGAGCGGGCTGCCGACGATGAGTTTTGCCGACATCGTCGAAGATGGCGTCGCCCTGCAGACCGCACGCGACGATGCGCGGCTGGTCGGCCGGCGCGACCCGGAACTGACGAGCGAGCGCGGCCGGGCGCTGCGGCTGCTCCTGCAACTGTTCGAGAGAAACGAGGCCGTCTCGCTACTGGCTGCCGGCTGA
- a CDS encoding GNAT family N-acetyltransferase, whose protein sequence is MIIAMREAVPADLPQIVALLVDDGIGQLREDVADPVYREAFAAIRHDPNHSLIVAMVGDRVVGCFQLSFIPGLSRRGSWRAQIESVRVERELRGQGVGGQMMRHAIDLARDRGCGLVQLTTDKRRKDAHRFYEGLGFVASHEGMKLRLDP, encoded by the coding sequence ATGATCATCGCCATGCGCGAGGCGGTACCCGCCGACCTTCCGCAGATCGTTGCGTTGCTGGTCGACGACGGTATCGGCCAGCTGCGCGAGGATGTGGCGGACCCGGTCTACCGGGAGGCTTTCGCCGCCATTCGCCATGACCCCAATCATTCGTTGATCGTCGCCATGGTGGGCGACCGCGTGGTCGGGTGCTTCCAGCTCTCCTTCATTCCGGGGCTGTCCCGCCGGGGGAGCTGGCGCGCCCAGATCGAGAGCGTTCGCGTCGAGCGCGAACTGCGCGGCCAGGGCGTGGGCGGGCAGATGATGCGCCATGCCATCGACCTCGCCCGCGACCGCGGATGCGGCCTCGTCCAGCTCACGACCGACAAGCGGCGGAAGGATGCCCACCGCTTCTATGAGGGCCTTGGATTCGTCGCCAGTCATGAGGGAATGAAGCTGCGGCTCGATCCGTGA
- a CDS encoding sulfatase-like hydrolase/transferase yields MGKRKNVLLVMADQWPARLMGCSGHPFIQTPTLDQLARNGVRYPNAYSECPICIPARRTLMTGTTTRRHGDRVFGTTNPMPDLPTLAGTFRDAGYQAHAVGKLHVYPPRDRIGFDDVQLSEEGRPHLGAVDDYDIYLSDRGHTGRQYAHGMNNNNYMHRPWHLEEDCHVTNWATEQMCRVIKRRDPTRPSFWYLSYTPPHPPLVPLACYMELYRQLDMDEPLTGDWSAEGAELPRALAMIRNFYPDFSSFEITEIRRAFYALCTHIDHQLRLVVGTLREEGLLDDTVILFTSDHGDMLGDHGIYAKRTYYEGSANVPMILAGASGDDRVGTDRVDERLVGLQDVMPTLLALAGVEVPPTCEGLDMTGDVRREVLYGDCLESAGGSRMVRDDRYKLIWYPAGNRFQLFDMREDPCESRNLADDPGAQDVRTRLERALVDHLWGADIDKGWVQEGRLAGFDPGPLAVRPDRSFSGQRGIHFPEPPQAAQDAMVGFPQ; encoded by the coding sequence ATGGGTAAGAGGAAGAACGTCCTTTTGGTGATGGCCGACCAGTGGCCGGCGCGTCTGATGGGGTGCAGCGGGCATCCGTTCATCCAGACGCCGACGCTCGACCAGCTGGCCCGCAATGGCGTGCGGTATCCCAATGCCTACAGCGAATGCCCCATCTGCATTCCCGCGCGCCGGACACTGATGACCGGCACGACCACCCGCCGCCATGGCGACAGGGTCTTCGGCACCACCAACCCGATGCCCGACCTGCCGACTCTCGCCGGAACCTTCCGCGATGCCGGCTATCAGGCGCATGCGGTGGGCAAGCTGCATGTCTATCCGCCCCGCGACCGCATCGGCTTCGACGACGTCCAGCTCAGCGAGGAGGGGCGCCCGCATCTGGGAGCCGTCGACGATTACGACATCTATCTTTCCGATCGCGGCCATACCGGCCGTCAATATGCCCACGGCATGAACAACAACAACTACATGCATCGACCGTGGCATCTTGAGGAAGACTGCCATGTGACGAACTGGGCCACAGAGCAGATGTGCCGGGTCATCAAGCGCCGCGACCCGACGCGCCCGTCCTTCTGGTACCTGTCCTACACGCCGCCCCATCCCCCGCTCGTGCCGCTGGCCTGCTACATGGAGTTGTACCGACAGCTCGACATGGACGAGCCGCTGACCGGGGACTGGTCGGCCGAAGGCGCGGAACTGCCGCGCGCGCTCGCGATGATCCGCAATTTCTATCCGGATTTCAGTTCGTTCGAGATCACCGAGATCCGACGTGCATTCTACGCGCTTTGCACTCATATCGACCATCAGTTGCGGCTGGTCGTGGGGACGTTGCGCGAGGAGGGCCTGCTGGACGACACCGTCATCCTCTTCACCTCCGATCACGGGGACATGCTCGGCGACCACGGCATCTACGCCAAGCGCACCTATTACGAGGGCTCGGCGAATGTGCCGATGATTCTCGCCGGAGCGTCGGGAGACGACCGGGTCGGCACCGACCGGGTGGATGAGCGGCTTGTCGGATTGCAGGATGTGATGCCCACCTTGCTCGCGCTGGCGGGTGTCGAGGTGCCCCCGACCTGCGAGGGGCTCGACATGACGGGCGATGTCCGGCGCGAGGTGCTCTACGGCGACTGCCTCGAAAGTGCCGGCGGCAGCCGCATGGTGCGCGACGATCGCTACAAGCTGATATGGTATCCCGCAGGCAACCGGTTCCAGTTGTTCGACATGCGCGAGGATCCCTGCGAAAGCCGCAACCTTGCCGACGATCCCGGCGCGCAGGATGTCCGGACCCGTCTGGAACGGGCCCTCGTCGACCATCTCTGGGGGGCGGATATCGACAAGGGGTGGGTACAGGAGGGACGGCTCGCCGGGTTCGATCCGGGGCCGCTGGCCGTCAGGCCGGATCGCAGTTTTTCAGGCCAGAGGGGTATTCACTTCCCGGAGCCGCCGCAGGCCGCACAGGACGCGATGGTCGGCTTTCCCCAATGA
- a CDS encoding class I SAM-dependent methyltransferase translates to MNEAIRNWNERYGSSDYLFGREPSRFLVRQQARLKSGMRALAVADGEGRNGVWMASLGLDVLSVDGSAAALAKARRLAAGEGQDLAFAQVDLLDWDWPIERFDIVAAIFIQFANPQQRTVLFAKMRGALRPGGLLLLHGYRPEQVALGTGGPPHEENMYTPGMLRESFADFDILELAGYDAVIHEGRGHDGPSALIDLVARKPGEGHDG, encoded by the coding sequence ATGAACGAGGCCATCCGGAACTGGAACGAACGCTACGGCAGCAGCGACTATCTTTTTGGCCGGGAGCCCAGCCGCTTCCTCGTTCGTCAGCAAGCGCGCCTGAAGTCTGGCATGCGTGCGCTCGCGGTTGCCGATGGCGAGGGACGCAACGGCGTGTGGATGGCCTCGCTCGGGCTCGATGTACTCAGCGTCGACGGCTCGGCGGCGGCACTGGCCAAGGCGCGCAGGCTGGCGGCCGGGGAAGGGCAGGATCTCGCCTTCGCGCAGGTCGATCTGCTCGACTGGGACTGGCCCATCGAGCGTTTCGACATCGTTGCCGCCATCTTCATCCAGTTTGCAAATCCACAGCAACGCACTGTATTGTTCGCGAAGATGAGGGGCGCGCTTCGTCCGGGCGGGCTGCTGCTGCTTCATGGCTACCGGCCCGAACAGGTGGCGCTGGGAACGGGTGGTCCCCCTCACGAAGAGAACATGTACACACCGGGAATGTTGCGCGAATCCTTTGCGGATTTCGACATTCTCGAACTTGCCGGCTATGACGCGGTAATCCACGAAGGGCGCGGACATGACGGACCGTCGGCGCTCATCGATCTGGTGGCACGGAAGCCCGGGGAGGGGCATGATGGGTAA
- a CDS encoding SDR family oxidoreductase: MHVLITGGGGFIGRKLAARLLRDGQVNGREISRLTVVDVVEASGLGDDPRLVTRSLDVSDRSAVDRLVGGGVDLVYHLAAIVSANAETDMDLGYRVNLDGTRNLLEALRTLGTCPKIVFASSCAVYGGDMPPVIEDDTHLTPQTSYGAQKAAGELLVADYVRKGLVDGMSLRLPTIVVRPGKPNKAASTFASSILREPLAGQDAVCPVGLDAEMYVLSPRRVVDAFVHAAGLERDRVGMTRAFALPGITVSIGQMIEALEKRTGPAVTARIHHERDELIERIVKGWAPRVNARHARSLGFEADADIGDIIEAHIEDELGGTYVA; the protein is encoded by the coding sequence ATGCATGTACTCATCACCGGTGGTGGCGGTTTCATCGGCCGCAAGCTCGCAGCCCGCCTGCTGCGGGACGGCCAGGTGAACGGCCGCGAGATTTCCAGGCTGACCGTGGTCGATGTGGTCGAGGCGAGCGGGCTCGGCGACGATCCGCGTCTGGTCACCCGAAGCCTCGACGTCTCCGACCGATCGGCGGTCGACAGACTGGTCGGTGGCGGCGTGGACCTCGTCTATCACCTGGCAGCCATCGTCAGCGCCAATGCCGAGACCGACATGGATCTGGGGTATCGCGTCAATCTCGACGGAACCCGCAACCTGCTTGAGGCCCTGCGCACGCTCGGCACCTGCCCGAAGATCGTGTTCGCCAGTTCGTGCGCGGTCTATGGCGGCGACATGCCGCCGGTCATCGAGGACGACACCCACCTGACCCCGCAGACCAGCTACGGCGCGCAGAAGGCCGCCGGCGAGCTCCTGGTCGCCGATTACGTGCGCAAGGGCCTCGTGGACGGCATGTCGCTGCGGCTGCCGACCATCGTCGTACGCCCCGGCAAACCCAACAAGGCGGCCTCGACATTCGCCAGCTCGATCCTGCGCGAGCCGCTGGCAGGCCAGGACGCCGTCTGTCCTGTCGGCCTCGATGCCGAGATGTATGTCCTCTCGCCGCGCCGGGTGGTCGATGCCTTCGTCCATGCCGCCGGTCTCGAACGCGACAGGGTCGGCATGACCCGTGCCTTTGCGCTGCCCGGCATCACCGTGTCGATCGGCCAGATGATCGAGGCGCTGGAAAAGCGCACGGGCCCGGCCGTGACGGCACGCATCCACCACGAGCGCGACGAGCTGATCGAGCGCATCGTCAAGGGATGGGCGCCGCGGGTGAACGCCCGGCATGCGCGAAGTCTCGGCTTCGAGGCCGATGCCGATATCGGCGACATCATCGAGGCGCATATCGAGGACGAACTTGGCGGTACCTATGTCGCCTGA
- a CDS encoding chorismate mutase yields the protein MATLLKGTDVSNTSALEQLGELRHSIDNLDAALIHLLAERFKLTRAVGHLKAAHDLPPGDSNREEKMIARLRNLARESNLDPDFAEKLLRFIIDEVICHHNAIKNRD from the coding sequence ATGGCGACCCTGCTGAAAGGAACGGATGTGAGCAACACTTCAGCGCTCGAACAGCTCGGCGAGCTGCGTCACAGCATCGACAATCTCGATGCCGCCCTCATTCACCTGCTGGCCGAGCGCTTCAAGCTCACCCGTGCCGTGGGGCATCTCAAGGCCGCTCACGACCTGCCGCCGGGTGATTCCAACCGGGAGGAGAAGATGATCGCCCGGTTGCGCAATCTCGCCAGGGAGTCGAACCTCGACCCCGATTTCGCCGAAAAACTGCTGCGTTTCATCATTGATGAGGTGATTTGCCATCACAACGCCATCAAGAATCGCGATTGA
- a CDS encoding ROK family protein codes for MSKKTGILVADIGGKNLKIRHSDHDERRKTASGAKFTPQEAVKAIRDLAGDWSYDRLSLGCPGPVKHNRLLLDPFNLGPGWLDFDFDAAFDCEVRLVNDAVMQAIGSYDGGKMLFIGLGTGLGAALVVEDMALPLEVAHLPYAGDYTYEDCIGRRGLDRLGRKAWEGTVHDVVERLRLALVAEYVVIGGGNGKRLKTLPKESRLGDNLNAFEGGFRMWREHFRSP; via the coding sequence ATGAGTAAAAAAACCGGCATTCTGGTCGCCGATATCGGCGGCAAGAACCTCAAGATCCGCCACAGCGACCATGACGAAAGGCGCAAGACCGCCAGCGGGGCCAAGTTCACACCGCAGGAGGCGGTCAAGGCCATCCGCGACCTCGCCGGCGACTGGTCCTACGACCGCCTCAGCCTCGGCTGTCCCGGGCCGGTCAAGCACAATCGCCTGCTGCTCGACCCCTTCAATCTCGGTCCCGGCTGGCTGGACTTCGATTTCGACGCCGCCTTCGATTGCGAGGTCCGGCTGGTCAACGACGCCGTCATGCAGGCCATCGGGTCCTATGACGGCGGCAAGATGCTGTTCATCGGCCTCGGCACCGGCCTGGGCGCGGCTCTCGTGGTCGAGGACATGGCCCTGCCGCTCGAGGTGGCCCACCTGCCCTATGCCGGAGACTACACCTACGAGGACTGCATCGGCCGCCGGGGGCTGGACCGGCTGGGCCGCAAGGCATGGGAAGGAACCGTGCACGATGTCGTGGAACGCCTTCGCCTGGCACTGGTCGCCGAATATGTCGTGATCGGCGGCGGCAATGGCAAGCGATTGAAGACTCTCCCGAAAGAGTCGCGGCTTGGCGACAATCTCAATGCGTTCGAGGGCGGCTTCCGCATGTGGCGCGAGCATTTCCGCTCGCCATGA